A genomic stretch from Enterobacter oligotrophicus includes:
- a CDS encoding phosphohydrolase gives MDLALWQHRFERWLKDNHATDDAAHDISHFRRVWMTAQKMLSHQTVNPLVVLTACYFHDIVSLPKNHPERHQSSRLAARKTRDILCHYFPDFPPECYAAVEHVIEAHSFSAGIAPQSPEAKIVQDADRLEALGAIGLARVFAVSGALGVALFDADDPFAETRPLNDKAYALDHFQTKLLHLPETMQTEVGRELARHNADFLIQFLAKLSAELQGDCLGLDSQVQRRFHRSLSS, from the coding sequence ATGGATCTCGCACTGTGGCAACACCGCTTTGAACGTTGGCTCAAGGACAACCACGCGACGGATGACGCGGCGCATGATATTTCTCATTTCCGCCGAGTCTGGATGACGGCGCAGAAAATGCTGTCTCACCAGACGGTCAATCCGCTGGTGGTGCTTACCGCCTGTTACTTTCATGACATTGTCAGCCTGCCGAAAAATCATCCCGAACGACACCAGTCATCAAGGCTGGCAGCGCGTAAAACACGTGACATTCTGTGTCACTATTTCCCGGACTTCCCGCCAGAATGCTATGCCGCCGTCGAACATGTTATTGAAGCGCACAGCTTCAGCGCCGGGATTGCACCGCAAAGCCCTGAAGCCAAAATTGTGCAGGATGCTGACCGGCTGGAAGCGTTAGGCGCTATCGGCCTGGCGCGCGTTTTCGCCGTGTCCGGTGCGCTGGGCGTGGCACTGTTTGATGCGGACGATCCGTTCGCGGAAACGCGCCCTCTGAATGACAAAGCCTACGCGCTCGATCATTTCCAGACCAAGCTGCTTCATTTACCTGAGACCATGCAAACGGAGGTCGGGCGCGAACTGGCGCGACATAACGCCGATTTTCTGATCCAGTTTCTGGCGAAACTGAGCGCCGAATTGCAGGGCGACTGCCTGGGATTAGACAGCCAGGTGCAGCGTCGTTTCCATCGCAGCTTGAGTTCCTGA
- the ompC gene encoding porin OmpC: MKRKVLAILVPALLMAGAANAAEMYNKDGNKVDLYGKVDARHTFSDHAGDDGDETYVQIGFKGETQINNDLVGYGQWEYKTYANDTEGAGDTSFNRLAYAGLKYGEYGSFDYGRNYGVVYDVEAWTDMLPVFGGDSYTWTDNFMNGRANGLATYRNNDFFGMVDGLNFALQYQGNNEGSNANEDQEGTKNGHENVRFQNGDGFGMSTTYDFDFGLSLGAAYSSSDRTNEQVAYGAGSNNRFSKFAGGETAEAWTIGAKYDAQGYYLAMMYAETRNMTPYGDTGIANKTQNFEAVAQYQFDFGLRPSLAWVYSKGIDLGGNDYHPGNGYDYVDQDLVNYIDLGMTFSFNKNFSTYVDYKINLLDEDDAFYNDNGIATDDIVGVGMTYQF, encoded by the coding sequence ATGAAAAGAAAAGTTTTGGCAATTCTTGTACCCGCGTTATTAATGGCTGGCGCAGCAAATGCGGCAGAAATGTACAATAAAGACGGTAATAAAGTTGACCTGTACGGTAAAGTCGACGCGCGTCATACTTTCTCTGACCATGCGGGTGATGATGGCGATGAAACCTACGTCCAGATTGGTTTCAAAGGCGAAACGCAGATCAACAACGATCTGGTTGGCTATGGTCAGTGGGAATATAAAACCTACGCTAACGATACCGAAGGCGCGGGCGATACCTCCTTTAACCGTCTGGCTTACGCTGGCCTGAAATATGGTGAATACGGTTCATTTGATTACGGTCGTAATTACGGCGTCGTGTATGACGTCGAAGCATGGACCGATATGCTGCCAGTATTTGGTGGCGACTCTTACACCTGGACTGACAACTTTATGAATGGCCGTGCTAACGGTCTGGCGACTTACCGTAATAATGATTTCTTCGGTATGGTTGATGGTCTGAACTTCGCGCTGCAATATCAGGGCAACAACGAAGGTTCAAATGCTAACGAAGATCAGGAAGGCACCAAAAATGGTCACGAAAATGTTCGTTTCCAGAATGGCGACGGCTTCGGTATGTCAACGACCTATGACTTCGACTTCGGTCTGAGCCTGGGCGCTGCATACTCTTCTTCCGATCGTACTAATGAGCAAGTTGCTTACGGTGCAGGCAGCAATAACCGCTTCAGCAAATTTGCTGGTGGTGAAACGGCTGAAGCCTGGACCATCGGCGCGAAATACGACGCGCAGGGTTACTACCTGGCGATGATGTATGCTGAAACCCGCAACATGACGCCATACGGCGACACTGGCATTGCCAACAAAACGCAGAACTTCGAAGCCGTAGCGCAGTATCAGTTCGACTTCGGTCTGCGTCCATCCCTGGCATGGGTTTACTCAAAAGGTATCGATCTGGGCGGCAACGATTACCACCCAGGCAATGGCTATGACTATGTGGACCAGGATCTGGTTAACTACATCGACCTGGGCATGACCTTCAGCTTCAACAAAAACTTCTCCACCTATGTTGATTACAAAATCAACCTGCTGGATGAAGACGATGCCTTCTACAATGACAACGGTATTGCGACCGACGATATTGTTGGCGTTGGTATGACTTACCAGTTCTAA
- a CDS encoding N-acetylmuramic acid 6-phosphate etherase has translation MSIMLTGSVKERRHASTMNIDRLSTLDMLNVIHQDDAQISDAITPFLTTLARVVDNAAATLSHGGRLVIVGAGPSGRVAEQAGAEYAPGKHPVLAISAGNDAGNYERGVADLQAMTFGEHDMMLALTVSGKTPWVWGAMRHAWSLGAAVAVITGDPQSEAAQLASMVIAPDLGADVVAGYANTKAGIAQKMILNMVMTGLAIRTGRVYSNLRVDLEASNTRWAERQIAIVMEAGGCTRAVAKAALESCNHNCKTAVLMVLTGLDAWKAHELLAQNNGFIRVALQEAP, from the coding sequence ATGAGCATTATGCTTACCGGTTCAGTCAAGGAAAGACGGCACGCCAGCACGATGAATATCGATAGATTGTCCACGCTGGACATGCTGAACGTCATTCACCAGGATGATGCACAAATCTCCGATGCTATTACTCCCTTTTTAACAACCCTTGCCCGTGTGGTCGATAACGCGGCGGCAACACTCAGCCATGGTGGTCGTCTGGTGATTGTCGGGGCGGGGCCATCCGGACGCGTGGCAGAGCAGGCAGGAGCAGAATATGCCCCCGGAAAACATCCCGTTTTAGCCATCTCTGCTGGCAACGATGCCGGAAACTATGAGCGCGGAGTTGCCGACCTGCAGGCGATGACGTTTGGTGAGCACGATATGATGCTGGCCCTGACGGTCAGCGGTAAAACGCCCTGGGTCTGGGGGGCAATGCGGCATGCATGGTCGCTGGGCGCAGCCGTTGCCGTCATTACGGGCGATCCGCAAAGTGAAGCCGCGCAGCTGGCGAGTATGGTCATTGCGCCGGATCTGGGGGCGGATGTGGTCGCAGGGTATGCGAATACCAAAGCGGGGATAGCCCAAAAAATGATCCTCAATATGGTAATGACCGGGCTGGCGATCCGCACCGGGCGCGTATACAGCAACCTGCGTGTGGATCTGGAGGCAAGCAACACCCGATGGGCAGAGCGGCAAATTGCCATTGTGATGGAAGCCGGCGGATGCACCCGCGCCGTAGCAAAAGCGGCACTGGAAAGCTGTAATCACAATTGTAAAACGGCGGTCCTGATGGTGCTGACGGGGCTGGATGCATGGAAGGCGCATGAACTGCTGGCGCAGAACAATGGCTTTATTCGGGTTGCGCTGCAGGAAGCGCCGTAA
- a CDS encoding sensor histidine kinase, translating to MSDLQPFPPTRKRPMKLNTLVTLMVCAIIGSVLLLVFALYSVQITRATRDDVKDTALGIARTFADSPDVKRGLLQSPQADIIQPIAQAVTTRNDLLFTVVTDMRGIRYSHPNEALLGLHFIGDDLTPALEGKENVSVNRGVLAEALRVFTPIYDARHEQIGVVVVGISLNKVEEQIARGRLNAIWTILFSILMSSLAIWGLVRVLKRILFGLEPYEISALFEQRQAMLQSLREGVMAVDIHGRVTMINHAAREILLLPSGQHSENTSEPLLASLREVSKTGIARQDQEISCNGRLLLCNMVPVKSQNQVIGAISTFRDKTEISQLMQRIDGMVNYVDALRAHTHEFMNKLHVILGLLHMKRYDKLEEYILQTAHHYQTDIGIIQRKIKSPVIAGFLLGKINRAKEAGFTLTLADECQLPDTASEEQVAVLITVLGNLIENALDAMEGQPEGEISLLLHYQNGWLSCEVSDDGPGIDPVQLEAIFTKGYSTKGENRGVGLFLARQQIQNLGGDITVESEPGVFTQFFVQIPWDSERNIA from the coding sequence ATGAGCGATTTGCAGCCCTTCCCCCCGACGCGCAAGCGCCCCATGAAACTGAACACGCTGGTCACGCTGATGGTCTGTGCCATTATCGGCTCTGTTCTGTTGCTGGTGTTTGCACTCTATTCCGTGCAAATCACGCGCGCCACACGCGATGATGTCAAAGATACGGCGCTGGGTATTGCCCGGACCTTTGCCGACAGCCCGGACGTGAAGCGCGGCCTGCTGCAATCGCCGCAGGCGGATATCATTCAGCCCATTGCCCAGGCCGTAACAACCCGCAACGATCTGCTGTTTACAGTCGTGACCGACATGCGGGGCATCCGTTATTCGCACCCGAACGAGGCGCTATTAGGCCTGCATTTTATCGGCGATGACCTCACGCCTGCACTGGAAGGAAAAGAGAACGTCTCTGTTAACCGGGGCGTACTCGCCGAAGCGCTGCGCGTATTTACCCCCATTTATGATGCCCGGCATGAGCAAATTGGCGTTGTGGTGGTGGGGATCTCCCTGAATAAAGTGGAAGAGCAGATCGCCCGCGGGCGGCTGAATGCCATATGGACCATTCTGTTCAGTATTTTGATGAGTTCGCTGGCGATCTGGGGCCTGGTTCGCGTCCTGAAACGCATTCTGTTCGGGCTGGAGCCTTACGAGATCTCTGCACTGTTTGAACAGCGCCAGGCGATGCTGCAGTCGCTCCGGGAAGGCGTGATGGCGGTGGACATTCATGGCCGTGTGACGATGATTAACCATGCCGCCCGCGAAATTTTACTTCTGCCTTCCGGCCAGCACTCCGAAAATACCAGCGAACCGCTGCTGGCAAGCCTGCGGGAAGTCTCGAAGACCGGTATTGCGCGACAGGATCAGGAGATCAGCTGTAACGGGCGACTGCTGCTGTGCAATATGGTGCCCGTGAAAAGCCAGAACCAGGTGATCGGTGCTATCAGCACCTTCCGTGATAAAACCGAAATCAGCCAGCTGATGCAGCGCATTGATGGCATGGTCAATTACGTCGACGCCCTGCGCGCCCACACGCATGAGTTTATGAACAAACTGCATGTGATCCTGGGGCTTTTACACATGAAGCGTTACGACAAGCTGGAAGAGTACATCCTGCAAACGGCGCATCATTACCAGACCGACATTGGGATTATCCAGCGCAAAATTAAATCGCCAGTGATCGCGGGCTTTTTGCTGGGTAAAATCAATCGGGCTAAAGAAGCAGGATTCACCCTGACACTGGCTGATGAGTGTCAGTTGCCGGATACTGCCAGCGAAGAGCAGGTGGCAGTGCTGATCACCGTGCTGGGTAACCTAATAGAAAACGCGCTGGATGCAATGGAAGGCCAGCCAGAAGGTGAGATCAGCCTTCTGTTGCATTACCAGAATGGCTGGCTCAGTTGCGAAGTCAGCGATGACGGCCCCGGTATCGATCCGGTGCAACTGGAGGCTATTTTTACCAAAGGCTACTCAACAAAAGGTGAAAACCGTGGCGTTGGGCTGTTCCTTGCACGCCAGCAGATCCAGAATCTGGGCGGTGATATTACCGTCGAGTCGGAACCTGGCGTATTTACCCAATTTTTTGTTCAGATCCCCTGGGATAGCGAGAGGAATATCGCGTGA